Proteins encoded within one genomic window of Perognathus longimembris pacificus isolate PPM17 chromosome 28, ASM2315922v1, whole genome shotgun sequence:
- the Mageb17 gene encoding melanoma-associated antigen B17: MSAGKRSKHHEEYQEEKLYQAGGEEPNLQDAQATAEGEDESPCSSFSVLGNTSQSTSTAGFPPKCQRVQSSCFPDAAVSCEYSDEGNESEVEECSSSSSISASMEVIGNDPLAKNVNLLVDFLLFKYRMKEPLKKAEMLKFVPKKPFPQILLRAAEHLDLFFGLCLKETDPFGNTYAFVSELDPSNDESVDESSDFSGMGLLMSLLGVIFINGSHTSEEDMWQFLNVMGIYDGKKHPIYGDVRKLITEDLVREKYLEYHQVPDSDPPYYEFLWGQKAHAKISKMKVLEYLAKVNGTVPAAYQSQYEDALRSEDEQIQARNAARLGISDRAGT, translated from the coding sequence ATGTCTGCTGGTAAGAGGAGTAAACACCATGAAGAATACCAAGAGGAGAAGCTCTACCAGGCTGGAGGTGAAGAGCCAAATCTCCAGGATGCTCAAGCTACTGCAGAAGGGGAAGATGAGTCTCCATgttcttcttttagtgttttgggAAACACTTCCCAGAGCACCTCTACCGCAGGTTTTCCCCCAAAGTGTCAGAGAGTTCAATCCTCCTGCTTTCCTGATGCAGCTGTTTCATGTGAGTATTCTGATGAAGGGAATGAGAGTGAAGTGGAGGAATGTTCAAGCTCCTCCAGCATCTCAGCCTCCATGGAGGTTATAGGAAACGATCCTTTGGCCAAGAACGTTAACTTGTTGGTGGATTTTCTGCTGTTCAAGTATAGAATGAAAGAGCCCCTTAAGAAGGCAGAAATGCTGAAGTTTGTCCCCAAGAAGCCCTTCCCTCAGATCCTCTTGCGGGCTGCTGAACACTTAGATCTGTTCTTTGGCCTTTGCCTGAAAGAAACAGACCCTTTTGGTAACACCTATGCATTTGTTAGCGAACTGGATCCTTCCAATGATGAAAGTGTGGATGAGAGCTCTGATTTCTCTGGGATGGGACTTTTAATGTCTCTTCTGGGTGTTATCTTCATCAATGGTAGTCATACCTCTGAAGAAGACATGTGGCAATTCCTGAATGTAATGGGAATCTATGATGGGAAGAAGCACCCCATTTATGGGGATGTCCGGAAGCTCATCACTGAAGACTTGGTAAGGGAAAAGTATCTGGAGTATCATCAGGTGCCTGACAGTGATCCTCCATACTACGAATTCCTATGGGGTCAAAAGGCGCATGCCAAAATTAGCAAGATGAAAGTCCTCGAATATTTGGCTAAGGTCAATGGTACTGTTCCTGCTGCCTACCAGTCACAGTATGAGGATGCTTTGAGGAGTGAGGATGAGCAAATACAAGCCAGAAATGCAGCCAGGCTTGGTATATCTGACAGGGCCGGCACCTAA